gctttaggattatacctgcgtccgtcgtcagcccgctgatgatgtctcgatctcagttcaccgaccctccttcgagtcgacactagctccgaaacttcccgacaccaaagtgccctagaaactggctagaaaacctaaggtaaaagactataactctctctctgaaggatgcggtgtaggaaacaaaagaattcggcttccatttataggctgcatccggactatttcagaaatccgaatcaatcttatctgccacgtgtcagaatctcattcgtctggttggatttctcgagataacgtaatcggaagtagatcgggttatccatttaagattcggtggatccaacagattaatcccaaattatcaattcgttaataatactaattaacaactctttaattatctcttaattaatacttcattcaaaataagaattcgggtcattacaatTATTAACATGAATACTTATATTCAGCAAAAGTTCATTTACCCTaactttcttttaaaaaaataacactgCCTGTGCAAAGGGTCTTGGCGAGTATTCCTAACAGTAGAACAGAAAAAGTTCAAAGACTACAAATGTTTGGAGGATGAGGCCAAAACTTCTTATTCGAATACTAAGAAGTTTCAGAAACATAACAACTCCAAACAAAAAAGTGTCAAATCCTGTCTTATTTAATACAGGACTGGATATTAGTGTGAGGAACTGTCCTGACTATTGTCCGGACCTAGGAGCAAAATATGTGTCCTTATTTTCCAATTGGTTTTCTCAGAAGACGGAATTGTACTTTTATATTTTGCTTTGCGATTAACGACCATAACATTGATGATGCAGGTACACTTACAAATTGGGgcataaattgttaaatggtACTTATTTGTGGAGTGATATGCGTCAATTCAAAGCATCTCCATATCCTGGTCAAAACTCTTTACAACGGGTTATCATTTTTGGTGATTTGGGCAAGGTGCAACACCTTCCTAGAGTTTTCTTTTACTGGGTACCTTTATTTTTTCAGTTGATTGTACTAACAACATGGCTGGtgttattttcgttttttttatttttctacaggATGAGGCTGATGGTTCCAATGAGTATAATAATTTTCAACGTGCCTCCCTTAACACCACCAAGCAACTGATTGATGACTTGAAGAATTTTGACATTGTGTTTCATATTGGAGATATCTGTTATGCCAATGGGTATCTTTCACAGTGGGATCAGTTCACCTCTCAAGTCGAGCCGATTGCTTCAAGAGTACCATACATGATTGCCAGGTGCACTATAATATTCAAAGAAATCTTTATGCGTTatcatcattttcttctttttcttgtgTGTGATGTTGATGGTTATCCTTGCAGTGGCAACCATGAACGAGACTGGCCTGGATCAGGTTCATTTTACGAGAACAATGATTCAGGTGGAGAATGCGGGGTCTTGGCTGAAACTATGTTTTATGTTCCTGCTGAAAATCGAGCTAAGTTCTGGTATGATGGTATTGTCTTTAATTAGATCAATAATGTATCAGGAAAGACTTGCAAAACTATTCGTGTTATGTTGTAACTGAGCATAGATGGATGTATAAAATTTTCAGTTTATGCTTTGATATTGTTTTATTTCAGAGTGAAGAATGTGAGACTTGGAATTTTTCATTCCACTATGGCAGGTATTCCACAGATTATGGCATGTTTCGGTTCTGCATTGCTGATACAGAACATGATTGGAGAGAGGGTACCGAACAATATAAGTTCATTGAGCACTGTTTGGCGTCCGTAGATAGACAGAAGCAGCCTTGGCTGATATTTCTTGCTCATCGAGTACTTGGTTATTCTTCCGCTGCATTTTACGCAGAAGAAGGATCTTTTGCTGAACCAATGGGGAGAGACGACCTTCAAAAGCTTTGGCAGAAGTATAAAGTTGATATAGCCATATACGGGCATGCACACTGTTATGAAAGGACTTGTCCTGCGTATCAGGTATATCTTGAAACTCtttgattgattgataaatACCACACAAATATCAAAAGCGTTGGTCGATACATGCATGGGAAAGTCATATTCTAGATTTTTGGAGCAAATAATAGTTGAAATTACGAATTAAAATTTGTAGAAGCTGaaattttcaccaaaaacactTGCCATACTTTGTGGGATAAAGCTTCTCCAAACTACAAATAACTCACCTGTTAATTTATTTGAACACATGTATAGACTATATAGTATATAGAACTGAGTATTTGCCTTACTATAGCTGATAATAACTATGCATctcaatatttttaatatttacaatAGTCCAGTTGTCATATTTCAAGCGATGTACTACATAGTCAGATATATAggacaacaagaaattgttgccGTAATATGTACCATCTAATCATGCTATTCTCTTTGTTGCTGTAGAATCACTGTACAAGCAATGAAAAACGCTACTATCAAGGTAGCTTGAATGGAACGATACATGTTGTTGCCGGAGGAGGAGGAGCCAGTCTCACCGGCTTCTCTACTCTACAACCAAATTGGAGTATTTTCAGGGATTCTGATTATGGCTTTGTGAAACTTACGGCATTCGACCATTCAAACTTGTTGTTCGAGTACAAGAGAAGCAGCGATGGAAAGGTGCACGACTCTTTTAGAATATCCCGGGATTATAGAGATATCTTGGCTTGCACTATCGATAGCTGCTCGAGTACAACCCTTGCATCTTGATTGACGTGTCTATGGAGGTGCAAATTTTCCTCGGAGTTGTTTAGGTTAGAAAGTTGAATCCATTGAAGATAAGTTGCATTTCTAATCTTTATAGAAAGAGCAACAGAGGGAAAAAAATTGGGATTACCATTTTTAAGTTGTGGATCTCAAAAGTTTCAATGAAGAACTGTTGGTTGCAATTTTATGAAGCCATGAATACCCTTTTTTCCAATGagacatttttttatttcttttttgaaggtaaaataattgttatttttaaataaattaattaatttgaatgGTGTTTTTCAGTCATGGTAGAGACTAAGTCATGCCGCAGCCACAACCCACAGCCAcctgcataaaaatataaaatttgataactgGTCATAAagtcttttttatattttttagttaAATGTTTTGTTGGCTCATTCTGCAGCCAAAAATAACATAAAGTGTGTATGATCCACTCAATTTTTTTAGCAGTGTACCATGTACACAATCATGTGCTTTTGTTCTAGATTAACCGTGTCAGAGTCACGTTAGATTTACATTTAAATTGATATtcaacatgattttttttaaatgataacaaagaataattttttttaaaattttaattgaattcaattatgtttttgtaatttatcatgcaatatataaacatgaagtcaaaaatatgtgtgagacggtttcacaggtcgtattttgtgagacgtatctctTATTTGCNcgtattttatgagacggatttcttatttgggtcatccatgaaaaaactattattttttatgctaagagttttactttttattgtgaatatcgatatggttgacccgtctcacagataaagattcgtgagaccgtctcacaagagacctactcaaacaTGAATGTAACCTTAACTATATCCCCAGTATTTTCCAACATATCATATATTGAGACTATATTTCCAACTAATCAAATTTCATTGGAGACAAATAGATTCGATAATTTGTTCGATTGGCAACAAAAaaagtttcaaatttaaaatgttaacTTGATTTCAATAGTTTTGTGTTATTTTCAGGACGATCGATATGATATAAAGTTTGAGACGAAATATCGGTCTCGAAATCTGCATATAACCATCGTAGGATAAAAAAGGATATAGGGAGATCTTCCAagagaaaaatcaaatatttttatataacttTTGGGGtcatattttcttgaaaatactaaaaaatagTAATTGAAAATGTTTGAAAGCGAACAAAATTCGACAGTCGCCATTAAATTAGGGTCTCAAATTCACTATCCACAATCAAGTGGCTCTTGCAAGCCATGGACCCTCGAAATCAAAACAATTGCTTGTTTTTcacttgaaaataaataaataaaattaaaacttgAGTCGAACATTCGCGCTTCCAACCAAGaccatgaattaaataaattttactaATAATCTTTCAAACTTCGGGGTTCATTTGTCGTTGAACTCACCGCCAGATCAGGGAAAACAGATTCTTCAGCAATTCAGTTAATGTAATCAACTGTTTTCGACTTAACGAGTTTGTTGTCGGGTGTGATTTCTGCATAATTTTCATTGTTTTGCGGGCTTTGCTATGAATTGAAGATCTCTAGTACTGTTATGGGCGTCAAGTTCGATGTATTTTTTCCGGGAAATTGGAAAAAATCCATTTTGTGGGGGATATTTTTGTGTTGAGGAAGAATGGATTTGTGGGTAGTTGCAGCCGCTGCTGGAGCTGGATACATAGCCAAGAACTTGCAAAATTTATCGGTGGATAAAAACGATGGTTTATTGGAGCCGGATCTTAAGTATCCAGGCAATGTTCAACCAGAATCCATGAATATCCTGCAGCAGATTCGTTATAATACGTGCCCATTACGCAGATTAGAGCAAAACAGAGTGCAAGATGACGAAGATTTAGCTTCTAGTGGTACCGGCATTTCCGGACAAAGAATTCCGGAATTTGAAGATGGCGAGAGTAAAAATTCCTTTAGATTGAAAAGGGGGAAGTTCGTTAGAAGTAGGAGGAGTAGCTTGAATATTCCGAGGCCATTGATTTCTGTAGAAAATGACCTTGATTATGAGCTAAGTAAAGATGGTGAAGGATTTGAACAAAATGTGTTCGGCATATTTCCTTCTGCGTCTACACTGAGGCCACTGCTGGTTACTGATGGAACTGGATTGACCAGCAGATCGAATAGCGGTTCATCCTTGGCGCTTTTTGATGGTGGAGTGGAGGAGGGGAGGAGAGAAAATATTGTTGGCTCAAAAGTGAGGAGTACAATGTTTAGGTCCCATTCAATGGGACATATTGATTCGGCTGTGCTTCCAAGGAAGGCCAAAAGGAGTTCTGGCCTTGCACGAATGAATTGTTCCGCTGATGAGGTGCCTAATAGACTTTTTGATTTATCAGGTCTGTCTGTCTGCTCTTGTTTTGACAAATTTCGATGTGTGTACTCATTTGATTTGTATGCAGCGTGCACATATTGATTATCTGAATTGCGTTGTCTTGGTGACCTCTGAATATTTACTTAAAGGTTTTCTTTGTCAATGAAATGTTCCAAGGAGTTGTGAAGCTAACTTTGTAGTTTATGCCTGTCATTTGAAGTAACTGTTTGGACATGAACGTCAAATCTAGACTCAGATGAATGTCTGTACAGGTTGTATCATGGCTTGCCGATAGGGTTGATTGGTGTCTAAATGCAGTCTGAGTTTTGCTTGTTGACTTGCTTGTATTTTTCACTACCTCGGAAAGTAGTTCTGCTTAAGCATTTGTTTCAGGGGTCTGGTGAGATATGAGCGCAGTGATATTGTTTTCTCACAAAAATTAATGGACGTATTGTATATCAAGAAACACGAGTTCGTTGCATGTTCAAGACATCGATGGTCGATTCAGCTACTTTATTTGTCTAGCAATAAACTGCAGATATATAAAGTTTAGGGTGGTTGGGAGAAAGCTATAGATTTGAATTTTTTGGCCTAATGAAGTTCTCATTTggattactttttttttttctgttacCAGGACCTGCCGGAATGCTTCTCTTTATCATGGGATTGAGTGTTGGAATATTGTCTGGTAAAACGGCCAGTAAAAGAGAAGTAGATGGCATGAAAATGCAATTAATGCAGAGACAGAATTTAGTTCAAGATTTGCATGATGAACTTAATATGAAAGAAATGATTACTGTGAAGGAGATTGTGAACGAAGGCTGTTATCAACCCCCTCAAAAAAATGATACACCTTCATCGGTTAGGGAGCCAATTGCATCTCCTAACAAGGAAGCAAAAGAATCGATCAAATTTGACAGTTTTATGGCAAGCGATGATATTGCTGAGAAACTCAAATTAAGGTGTAAAATTGAGGAAGAGCTTCAGGCTGAACTGGAGATGCTCGAACACAATATGAATGCATCTGCTCTTGAAAACATATCTAATATTGTGGAGGTAAGACAGTTTTACCTTCGGAATTTGAATACTTCAATAAACATCATGAAACTGGTCTATAATTCAGTTAATCTTCGATCTTTTTCGCCTAAAATTTTTTCCATCTGTTAAGTATGTATGTTCAATTTAATGTTCTCTCGACTGCCTGGCATTCACCTAAACATGTACTATTCACTTTGTTAACTGGATCCCTGATGGATGCTAATGatacttttgttttattttttttgagaataATACTTCTGTTTCTTAGATCATTCAAATTTCAAAGTGTGTGAAATTCAATTATTCGAACTAATATAATTTTGCACAGTCTCTCAAATTCTGCAGAGAACACTGGTTAGATAGCTACTTTTTGCTTCATCCCAGTCGGTGTGGAGGTTTAGTTtctgattaaatttttatataccTAATATGCTTCAGCATTGTCTTTATTTTCCAGCTTGATCCGGATTACGAACCAGATATTGCTCAAGGAGATTTAAAGGCAATGATGGACATGGAAGCTCGAGATACTGCATCTGAGTCGGGTGATGAATCTACAGGTACAACCACCGATAACTCTCAGCCTCCAAATTACGCAGTTTCACCACGGGAGCTGAGTTTCCGCCTCCATAAGTTGATAGAGTCTAGGCTTGAAGCACGTATCAAGGAGCTAGAAATAGCTCTTAGTAACAGCGAAAGAAGAGTTCAACTTCTTGGCTCTCAAGACATTGTATCCGGAACAAGACTTTCTTTAAGTGAAACAGAATATTCATGCTCTCCCCAAAGCCCGATAAACAATTGTGGACACTACACAACCGATGGATCATTGGTTAGGAATATCTCTAGCAATTCCCTGGATTCAATCAAGGAGGCAAATGGTACTTTAGTGAGGGCGACAGCTAACAAGCAAGAACGAGGTGAGAAAAACTCTGCTAGTAGCTGTCGCAGCGATCATGAAATGCATTCGGCTGTACAAAAACTAATCTATGGTCTATTTaatgaagaaaataaagtttCACAACATGATTCTTCTGGGGAAAAAGATGAAGGACAAGAGGATTTCTTTCAAGATGTTGGTCGGACTTGGGATAGGCAGATGTCGAGAAGGTTGATGTTGGATGAGGATTCGGAGAGTGAAGACGAGGAGGTAGCTGATGAATCAGAAATTCTTTTGATAAAGAAGATAGTTGAGAGAAGGAGATCAGGTTCTGCTTTTGTCTTTAATTTTGATGAATTTAGGACTCAGACATAAGAGGATGagtgtatatatatttcttgtACAAGGAGAAAAAGTAAGACATGTGATCAAAAACCTTAGTTCAATCCAATAAGTAATATCACactttttatcttttaaataaaataccttTACACATCTGAAGATTAAAACAAAAACTCCCCTTGAAGTCTGAATACTTGACACTTGGTATATTAAAGATTTATACAGTTTATCACTTCACCATAGAAAATGTTTGTTGGGCAAATAGTGAATTTAATTTTGGGTGTTCCGGCGAGCTCTTGTGGACTTCTGATGGAGGTACAGTATGTACATACATTTGTGACATTGAATCACGTTCCGCAAAGCCAATGATGATGCAAGTCATGGAACAATGGTAAACTCGAAGTTTATTATCTTTCTTGTATCGATTACGACTCAAATAACTCCAGTAAATGCAAGATTATTCTTTGTGACTTCggaatacatacatacatacatacatgtatatatatatcagaaAATTTGCTTCAAACTtcaattaaaatcattaatGCCATTTCAAGCATGAAAAGATACGTGCAGAATGGTAATCCATCTTCTGCAACAAACCTTGGACCGTAAATATATTCATTTGACAATGACATGCTGTTTGCAATTAAGAACAAAAATAGATTACTATATATAAAATGTTGTGATCGGTAGAAGACAAAAGGGTCCTTAGCTCAGGGGTAGAGCAATTGACTGCAGATCAATAGGTCACCGGTTCGAATCCGGTAGGGCCCTATGTTTCCGCTTTTGTCATATCTTTTTTTGactccattttatttttaattctttaatttctttttatgcATATTTTAGAGAATTTTATTGGCAGGTCTTATTATTATACACATTTTTTGTGACTTTTTTGGTAGTATAATTAGTTACTTAAATTTAATAAGTATGCGGATATTATCATATCAGATTTAAAATTTAGTACCATTATGTGTTTTTGTCCCACTAGCTAATAACGACTAAATTTAAGAAAGATATATAATTatctatgttatcaaatttaaatttagtaatttatttttcgactttggtaattttatttctttttccaTAAGAGGTACTGATGTGGTACCAAAGACATTAACATTGTATTGGTGCAACATCAACGTAACATCggaaaaaataactaaattcacaacaaaaaaaaacaaaaacaaaaacaaaaataatgaaataaaactgaaatttaacaatatagaTGACCAAAATTACAACGAGACAAATATATATGAccaaaaatataagtttttattaaaattattataataaaagaaCCCtcgaaaaattcattttttgatTTGATTATTAACAAAATCAGGCTAAATCTTCTTCgtacttattattatatatatatctcaatgagaaattaatttaatttcagaACAATATAtcgaaaatatatatgtaatctaattatttgaaatacataTTGACAAAGAGCATTTTAGGAACCAAAATATAtctattttcacaatttgactTTTTTGGTGTGAAAATCAGTAAGACTTTTTGGGttgagtaggtctcatgtgagaccgtctcacggatcctacccatattcacaaaaaaagtaatactcttagcataaaaaataatactttttcatggatgacccaaataagagatccgtctcacaaatacgacccgtgagaccgtctcatacaagtttttgccttttggGGTTTTAAATTTTTCAGATAATATTTTGTAGTAAATTCCCCTTCCATTTATTGTTTCAACTAAtaatgattatattttaaaactcaTCAAATACTATTAACAAACACTTTGCATTTCCCCTATACTCAATTATTAGATCGCACTAAAACTGATGGACTTGATTTGGACGGAATAATTTGCGAGTAGAACCTACTTGAATTTTATCTATccaaataaatcaaaaaatttatCGTACAACTTTATATATATCTTCATAGAAAATGatcttaaaattatatttgaaaccgATAGATTTGAAGATTTAAACCCTCAATAGTATACTATCACAAACCAATATACCTAATTAATGACATATTCATgaataatcataatcataaattttaaaatatatagtatatttttatataaagtaTCTACTTGTCTCTTGGTATTGACAATTTcaaaatgagtaggtctctggtgagacggtctcacgaatctttatctgtgagacgggtcaactcgNctgtgagacgggtcaatcctaccgatattcacaataaaaagtaatactcttggcataaaaattaatattttttcatggataacccaaataataAATNcgtctcacaaaatacgatccgtgaaaccgtctcacataagtttttgtctttcGAAATAACAATactaactaaaaaaatatttttcaattgatAATACTACCCTCATCCCTCAAACAAATTacatcataatttaaaaataaaaaaagcacAATATCCACAATAATTTTACAAAagataacaaaataattaaaaaaatttcaatacaaaTTTTTGGCAatctaaatattaatataactccaacaataattatttatacaaaGCCAAGCACAAGTTTGCTAGTATGTATAATAAATATAAGGAGTACAAACCCAGCACCCATCCGTTTGGTTTGAAAACTATTTGGGCCATATGGTTTCTCAATTTAGATTGACAGCCCAACACATAAAAGCCTATTcaattgttttgtttttggtttCTTTTCTTTATCTTGAATGAGAAATCATGAAGTAAGGTAAAAGAATGTGGTGTTAAGGCCAAAAAAATTGTAGTCTATTGCACAGGAAATGCAGGGAGATTAACGCATATAAATTCCACCTATTTCAACAAATCTCCCCCTTCTAACTCGACCAACTATCCTTCGTGGACGACATCCTTGGGTTTAGTTGAATTTCGAGCCCTCGCGTTATCCATATGAGCCATTATACGTCGCTTGGCATTTAAACCATTATTTCTTGGTGGAGAACTTCCTTTTCCTGTCTCGTTGTTACCTGAGAAAACATGAAATTCTTCCATTACTGCTACAATTTAAAGTGTTCGGGGTTTCAGAATTAATAAGCGATTGTTTAAGTCTTTCATGATAGTGGTGTAGGATCGAGCATGATCACGtttaatcttttaaattatacaaCAACATGAAGTATAAAAAAGTCGTATGAGCATGGTAGTACGTGCAGTTATTGCTGTCGCGGTTGTCATACTCGAAAACTTAACCATACATTAATGCTGCTATCTTTTCAACAGCATTATATGGTACACTTTCATACCCTGTGCAAAGAATATGCAATATCTTGGggtaaaatttaaagaaaaaatatagatTATGGAGAAGATAAATGGCACCAATCCATTAAAAGTCGTGAAATCAATGGATATCAAGAAGAAGAGCAAACAAACAACTATTACCTATTAAGGTGTAATTTATAAATTGTATAACAGGAAACATGTGGAAGTAAAAGAATTCTTCCACTTACCACGATCGGAGGACGATCTCCTGTATGCCATGTAGGATTCCTTTATGCCAAATTTAACACTACGAGCCTGAAAAAACATTAAATCAGTAACTGAAGAATTTAGAGTAAAAGAAACAAAACATCTTCAAGAAGGAAAAATGTTCACGTTACATCGTCtgagtatataatatatgaccACTGTAAGTCGAAAAAGATCTCAGATATCAACTCAGTTTGTAAGTTGGGATAAATATCACGAGTTTCATTCAATTTCGAAAAGGAATACGTACCTCAATTGCACGGCGTGCAGAATCCACAGATTCAAATTCCACAAATCCACAACAAAAACCATCCTGGCAAAGATTGTTGAACCAAGTAAGAAAGATACTAAGAGATAAAActgtaaaaataaatgtttgaaTCAAATCCGATGCAGACCTCATGTCTTCTAATCTGAATACTGTCTGAATTTCTTCTAACTGGCCCGAATTGTTTTAGAACCTCCAGGACTCTTTGTTTGGTAATATCATATGGCAATCCTCCTATGTATATTCTCTTGGCTATGATGATAATCACACAATTTAaacagtatgatacaatcagaTGCCTAAGACTTAAAGCTCTAAACAAATAGGACTAGAAATGGAGAAGAATGTATTCTGCATTAGAGACTACTATTAGTCTAACCATTTCTACCTGGTTGCATCTTAGGTTCAGCGGCGTTTGAAGGAGCTGAAGGTTTTGATTCGGTACTGCTAGGATTTGATACGTTTGATGCACCATTAACAAGAGATGCTGATGCTTTGGATGTCGGAGGAGCTACTGCTTTCTTGTCAAAATTTGAATGAACACTCGTATTTCTTGGAGAAGTTGGGGGACTCGCCTTTGCAACCTTTGGATAAATTCAAGTTTTACTTAGAATATGGTATCACGAAaggaaataatatataaatcttCAAGATAGCATCATATAACATACCACAGAAGCATATGTAATTTTCGGGGATGCTTCTTTCTTAACATCCGACACTAGCGAGAGAACTGGAAATGCTTTTTCACACGAAGCCGTCACTTCAGAAGAATTAGTAGCAGCAACTTTTGCATCAGTATCCTTAGAAACTGAAAAGTTGGATTTTTTCTTGGCTTTTCCATCTTTAACCACTTCTTTGGTATGAGACGATGCAACTTCAGAAGAATTAGCAGCAGCAACTTTTGCATAAGTATCCTTAGAAACTGAAGAATCGGATGTTTTCTTGGCATTTCCATTGTCAACCGCTTCTTTGGTTCGAGACAATCCAACTTCAAAAGAATTAGTAGCAGCAACTTTTGCATTAGTATCCTTAGAAACTGAAGAGTCCAACGCCCTTACGAGGTTGTGATGAGTTTCACGGGATGTTATCTTGGCGTTTCCATTTTCAACCACTTCTTTGGTATGAGATGATACAACTTCAGAAGAATTAGTAGCAGCAACGTTTGCAAAAGTATCCTTATAAACTGAAGAATCGGATGTTTTCTTGGCATTTCCATTTTCAACTGCTTCTTTGGTTTGAGACAATGCAACTTCAGAAGAATTAGTAGCAGCAACTTTTGCATCAGTATCCTTAGAAACTGGAGAGTCGGATGGTTTCTTAGCATTTCCATTTTCATCTGCTTCTTTGGTTTGAGACGATGCAGGGTGATCTGATTTACCGCATGGAACTGAAAGCACGAGGCCTAACATTTTTAAGAAATTGACTAATATGAGAGTAAAAGATAAACACAGAGAACACATCAAAAGCACAAACTAGGAGAAATATACAGCTACAGGGTAAGATTCTACCTGAATTTTGTGTTGGAGCAACTTGATTCTTCTTTTGATTATCTTGGATAGCAGTATTGGTGAAAAATCCAGATATATCAACGACCTGTAAAATATCATTCAAGACGAAGAAGCCGTCCTCTTGTTTTGCCAGAAAGAACGTCTGGCTAAAACCCTTTATAACATCATCCTTCAGAGTCAACAAACCAGTTACAGCGATAAGGATCCCTCCTTCCAAAGATTCTTGGACCTCCACCGTTTCTATCTCAAATAAGCAATATTTATAATCTGAGGACATGATCTCACCATTAATGCCCTGCATCAAGTTTTGAAATCATTTCTTACATTCTgtcctttataaattttaataagattTGAGTAATAACTGAAGCAAAAAGTTTGATGATGAACTGAAATTTAGCTCTTGGTATTCGGCTAAATAGTTAATGAAAGTAGCTCGTTGGAAAAGTAAAAGTAGCAGTTTCAATCATATGTGATCAACCATGACAACTGGCACCATGGAAATCTTATGCAAAGAAGTTAAATATGTTATATCCAGGTAACTAAACTGATAAGATGATAATTTCGTGTAAAATTAACTGTTTGAAAGAGGAACAAATCAACTAATGTCAAGTTGTGACTCAAACGGCTCAAGAGGATTACACTTAAGGTTGTCACGGTCTTGATATCACCATCG
The DNA window shown above is from Primulina huaijiensis isolate GDHJ02 chromosome 12, ASM1229523v2, whole genome shotgun sequence and carries:
- the LOC140989162 gene encoding probable inactive purple acid phosphatase 1; translation: QPKLVAVSNVAAFANPNVPLYPRLAQGKTWNEMTVTWTSGYSTDEAEPLVEWGKKGGEQMRSLAVTLTFDRNSMCGAPARTVGWRDPGFIHTSFLKDLWPNSLYTYKLGHKLLNGTYLWSDMRQFKASPYPGQNSLQRVIIFGDLGKDEADGSNEYNNFQRASLNTTKQLIDDLKNFDIVFHIGDICYANGYLSQWDQFTSQVEPIASRVPYMIASGNHERDWPGSGSFYENNDSGGECGVLAETMFYVPAENRAKFWYSTDYGMFRFCIADTEHDWREGTEQYKFIEHCLASVDRQKQPWLIFLAHRVLGYSSAAFYAEEGSFAEPMGRDDLQKLWQKYKVDIAIYGHAHCYERTCPAYQNHCTSNEKRYYQGSLNGTIHVVAGGGGASLTGFSTLQPNWSIFRDSDYGFVKLTAFDHSNLLFEYKRSSDGKVHDSFRISRDYRDILACTIDSCSSTTLAS
- the LOC140990387 gene encoding uncharacterized protein isoform X2 translates to MDLWVVAAAAGAGYIAKNLQNLSVDKNDGLLEPDLKYPGNVQPESMNILQQIRYNTCPLRRLEQNRVQDDEDLASSGTGISGQRIPEFEDGESKNSFRLKRGKFVRSRRSSLNIPRPLISVENDLDYELSKDGEGFEQNVFGIFPSASTLRPLLVTDGTGLTSRSNSGSSLALFDGGVEEGRRENIVGSKVRSTMFRSHSMGHIDSAVLPRKAKRSSGLARMNCSADEVPNRLFDLSGPAGMLLFIMGLSVGILSGKTASKREVDGMKMQLMQRQNLVQDLHDELNMKEMITVKEIVNEGCYQPPQKNDTPSSVREPIASPNKEAKESIKFDSFMASDDIAEKLKLRCKIEEELQAELEMLEHNMNASALENISNIVELDPDYEPDIAQGDLKAMMDMEARDTASESGDESTGTTTDNSQPPNYAVSPRELSFRLHKLIESRLEARIKELEIALSNSERRVQLLGSQDIVSGTRLSLSETEYSCSPQSPINNCGHYTTDGSLVRNISSNSLDSIKEANGTLVRATANKQERENKVSQHDSSGEKDEGQEDFFQDVGRTWDRQMSRRLMLDEDSESEDEEVADESEILLIKKIVERRRSGSAFVFNFDEFRTQT
- the LOC140990387 gene encoding uncharacterized protein isoform X1, with product MDLWVVAAAAGAGYIAKNLQNLSVDKNDGLLEPDLKYPGNVQPESMNILQQIRYNTCPLRRLEQNRVQDDEDLASSGTGISGQRIPEFEDGESKNSFRLKRGKFVRSRRSSLNIPRPLISVENDLDYELSKDGEGFEQNVFGIFPSASTLRPLLVTDGTGLTSRSNSGSSLALFDGGVEEGRRENIVGSKVRSTMFRSHSMGHIDSAVLPRKAKRSSGLARMNCSADEVPNRLFDLSGPAGMLLFIMGLSVGILSGKTASKREVDGMKMQLMQRQNLVQDLHDELNMKEMITVKEIVNEGCYQPPQKNDTPSSVREPIASPNKEAKESIKFDSFMASDDIAEKLKLRCKIEEELQAELEMLEHNMNASALENISNIVELDPDYEPDIAQGDLKAMMDMEARDTASESGDESTGTTTDNSQPPNYAVSPRELSFRLHKLIESRLEARIKELEIALSNSERRVQLLGSQDIVSGTRLSLSETEYSCSPQSPINNCGHYTTDGSLVRNISSNSLDSIKEANGTLVRATANKQERGEKNSASSCRSDHEMHSAVQKLIYGLFNEENKVSQHDSSGEKDEGQEDFFQDVGRTWDRQMSRRLMLDEDSESEDEEVADESEILLIKKIVERRRSGSAFVFNFDEFRTQT
- the LOC140990739 gene encoding uncharacterized protein, with amino-acid sequence MILNKSPEIAHKFYQESSLLGWPRLDGDIKTVTTLSGINGEIMSSDYKYCLFEIETVEVQESLEGGILIAVTGLLTLKDDVIKGFSQTFFLAKQEDGFFVLNDILQVVDISGFFTNTAIQDNQKKNQVAPTQNSGLVLSVPCGKSDHPASSQTKEADENGNAKKPSDSPVSKDTDAKVAATNSSEVALSQTKEAVENGNAKKTSDSSVYKDTFANVAATNSSEVVSSHTKEVVENGNAKITSRETHHNLVRALDSSVSKDTNAKVAATNSFEVGLSRTKEAVDNGNAKKTSDSSVSKDTYAKVAAANSSEVASSHTKEVVKDGKAKKKSNFSVSKDTDAKVAATNSSEVTASCEKAFPVLSLVSDVKKEASPKITYASVVAKASPPTSPRNTSVHSNFDKKAVAPPTSKASASLVNGASNVSNPSSTESKPSAPSNAAEPKMQPAKRIYIGGLPYDITKQRVLEVLKQFGPVRRNSDSIQIRRHEDGFCCGFVEFESVDSARRAIEARSVKFGIKESYMAYRRSSSDRGNNETGKGSSPPRNNGLNAKRRIMAHMDNARARNSTKPKDVVHEG